One segment of Ipomoea triloba cultivar NCNSP0323 chromosome 12, ASM357664v1 DNA contains the following:
- the LOC115998010 gene encoding ribonuclease 3-like, giving the protein MKLFLCFLLLTALSLPFLSSISAVTLDDTFYISLKWPKSQCQSKEGCCLPKKGNPSLNDFVINEFQRDFVSYCPNGTKFQPSKIADLVPSLQKYWPSLSCPSRDSKKLWMEEWYKFGTCVEPEHNQHDYFAAAVGAFKQINLLKLLSDAGIKPNGTYYPGDAINNAIEKAGLGEITVTCREDEKGLNAVLDYITLCANIKGKKIKCPGSSFWICDGKNGNKVKFPA; this is encoded by the exons ATGAAGCTTTTCCtctgttttcttcttctaaCTGCACTCTCTCTGCCATTCCTTTCCTCTATATCCGCCGTCACCTTAGATGATACCTTTTACATCAGTCTCAAA TGGCCAAAGAGTCAGTGTCAAAGCAAGGAAGGCTGTTGCCTCCCAAAGAAAGGAAACCCTTCTTTAAATGATTTTGTCATTAATGAATTTCAAAGAGATTTTGTATCGTATTGCCCAAATGGAACCAAATTCCAACCATCAAAG ATTGCAGATTTGGTGCCGAGTTTGCAAAAATATTGGCCCTCCTTGAGTTGTCCTAGTAGAGATAGCAAGAAGTTGTGGATGGAAGAATGGTACAAGTTTGGCACTTGTGTAGAACCAGAACATAATCAGCATGATTACTTTGCTGCAGCTGTCGGTGCTTTCAAGCAAATTAATCTCCTCAAACTTCTAAGTGATGCAG GAATCAAACCGAATGGTACATATTACCCGGGAGATGCAATCAATAACGCTATAGAAAAAGCGGGATTAGGAGAAATAACGGTGACATGCCGAGAAGACGAAAAGGGATTGAACGCTGTTTTGGATTACATTACACTTTGTGCTAATATCAAGGGTAAGAAGATAAAATGTCCTGGATCTTCCTTTTGGATTTGCGATGGTAAGAACGGCAATAAAGTCAAATTCCCCGCTTAA